A part of Biomphalaria glabrata chromosome 3, xgBioGlab47.1, whole genome shotgun sequence genomic DNA contains:
- the LOC106055386 gene encoding uncharacterized protein LOC106055386 isoform X2: MDDCYLAKLSTKPWILTPHFNKDILEYSTTVPSQQEKITFDISTSDHGASFTILGSGGSRDVSLAEGTVTAVKIEVTSEDGHTKYYIVNVKRLSAKDAYLSDLAIKKGHLEPDFYPNVLLYYCLLPCNLTTVNIVATAPDPRNAVKVCDKANAPVPLNPGLTIIEIEVTSPDGTIKKVYKVEVAKKPIPRYVKFVDAKTLSEFECPISLSPFYCPVSIKGSNPKRTYSGPVFSEITRLSKIDPLTGEHLESDWKIQDIEVDKNMANQMAVIPLTFSVESTKPMKFGELAGILAECSQQPPMKDLAGVFSNSALSISRNLQEHKWQKALQQIFDETEVSVLLSLAENSLTLYYKNIPKPGQYHQQYAEGDSPIDALQHAIHCLATALKYKSNNAEIHFKLAMSLEEKYWAEDMYGLKKLEKSDAPSLNYKARESSKEEEVYAICKLKGVDISEPASHHLKALDNEYHHLIETGQSAKADHVMALYAWYSKKLSQEGASAHKVEDHDSPLGQAYQKYLDALCLDEVKAVYNFHVGRLLVIMGNYEDAIKRLEAALCWNAAHEQARFYLGLAISLSKEEWKKRSQEAIGFLQAGMESLLTALSKEALAAEELVAKTSLFAENLVRTSNVHFLRGIVQLGILLTKNKVQNSMAPSDIFHTAALLACQVLPNICRGDLYKQMEWVLVDAHSQLLEILVQDDVSKDFIASRCKRLSALIFHSTISGNIKLLELQEKTCQKLVKIQPCVSYSLFLLGSAQFALYEQSPDGYTAMEYLSDAKASFLASIEMEGKPCSGEAPKQLTDQKWWMRSSSSSSIKSNKQTKVGKALTAPTRSGTQLASHKGGPTAAAGTAPKSHVQTASTAATSKAVPKPSGPSTLQKKDVKTEKKTETKEVVIVDNVVLNNVPLYESRLGLARVLRASKEPNEAKKYYNQVIDMAPEVHDAYIECAEMLAKTNPIEAVDVYSRFPVSEHPTFDDAFIFGEIVNILMKAEQYDDKRLATNMIAYAKVLGVGVLEKYTKILEQRYKNDVLRTIYAGIHNKPVDDPDMQAFFKFKFWI, from the exons ATGGATGACTGCTACTTGGCTAAACTCTCTACGAAGCCGTGGATATTGACTCCGCATTTTAATAAAGACATTCTAGAATATAGCACAACTGTACCAAGTCAACAAGaaaagataacatttgacatATCCACTAGTGATCACGGAGCCTCATTTACTATCTTG GGTAGTGGGGGATCAAGAGATGTGTCATTAGCAGAAGGAACAGTGACAGCTGTTAAAATAGAAGTAACATCAGAAGATGGTCATACGAAATACTACATTGTTAATGTCAAGAGACTATCAGCAAAGGATGCCTACTTGTCagatcttgctattaaaaagggACATTTAGAGCCTGACTTTTatccaaatgtattattgtattACT GTCTGTTACCCTGTAATCTGACAACTGTCAACATAGTAGCAACTGCACCTGATCCTCGTAATGCTGTGAAGGTATGTGATAAGGCTAATGCTCCTGTACCACTAAATCCAGGCTTGACCATCATTGAAATAGAAGTGACTTCCCCTGATGGAACAATTAAAAAG GTTTATAAAGTAGAAGTGGCTAAGAAACCAATACCCCGATATGTTAAATTTGTTGACGCAAAGACTTTGTCCGAATTTGAATGCCCCATTTCCTTAAGCCCCTTCTACTGCCCTGTCTCAATAAAAGGCAGCAACCCTAAAAGAACTTACTCTGGGCCAGTCTTTAGTGAGATCACAAGATTGTCCAAAATCGACCCATTGACTGGAGAGCACCTTGAATCTGATTGGAAAATTCAAGATATAGAAGTAGATAAGAATATGGCCAATCAGATGGCAGTGATACCTCTGACATTTTCAG TTGAGAGTACTAAACCAATGAAATTTGGTGAACTAGCTGGAATTTTAGCTGAATGTAGCCAACAACCTCCAATGAAG GATTTGGCTGGTGTATTTAGCAACTCAGCATTATCAATATCTAGAAATCTTCAG GAGCACAAGTGGCAAAAAGCTTTGCAGCAAATTTTTGATGAAACGGAAGTCAGTGTATTACTCAGCTTAGCAGAAAACAGTCTTACATTGTACTATAAGAACATTCCAAAACCTG gTCAATACCACCAGCAGTATGCTGAAGGAGACTCACCAATAGATGCATTGCAACATGCCATCCACTGTCTTGCAACAGCTTTAAAGTATAAATCTAATAATGCTGAAATTCACTTCAAACTAGCCATGTCTTTGGAAGAAAAATATTGGGCTGAGGATATGTATGGGTTAAAAAAACTA GAGAAATCAGATGCTCCATCATTAAATTACAAGGCTAGGGAGAGCTCCAAGGAGGAAGAAGTTTATGCCATCTGCAAACTCAAAGGTGTTGATATCTCTGAACCAGCCAGCCATCATTTAAAAGCTCTGGACAATGAATATCACCATTTGATTGAGACGGGACAGAGCGCAAAGGCAGATCATGTCATGGCATTGTATGCATGGTACAGTAAGAAACTCTCACAG GAGGGGGCATCAGCTCATAAGGTTGAAGACCATGACTCTCCTCTAGGCCAGGCTTACCAGAAATATTTAGATGCCCTGTGTCTTGATGAAGTGAAAGCTGTTTATAACTTTCATGTTGGGAGATTGCTTGTTATAATGGGGAACTATGAAGATGCTATCAAACGATTGGAAGCAGCTTTGTGCTGGAATGCAGCCCATGAACAAGCAAG atTTTACCTAGGTCTGGCTATTAGTTTAAGTAAAGAAGAGTGGAAGAAAAGAAGTCAAGAAGCCATTGGATTTCTACAAGCTGGTATGGAATCACTTCTGACAGCACTTTCAAAAGAGGCATTAGCAGCAGAAGAATTAGT tgCCAAGACAAGTCTTTTTGCAGAGAATTTAGTGAGAACTTCAAATGTTCATTTTCTACGAGGAATTGTACAGTTAGGAATATtgctaacaaaaaacaaagtgcAAAATTCAATGGCTCCATCTGATATTTTTCATAC aGCTGCATTGTTGGCATGTCAAGTCTTACCAAACATTTGTCGTGGTGACCTCTATAAGCAAATGGAGTGGGTTCTGGTTGATGCACACAGTCAACTTTTAGAAATCTTGGTGCAGGATGATGTCAGCAAAGATTTCATTGCCTCCAGATGTAAAAGATTGTCTGCTTTGATCTTTCACTCCACTATTTCTGGGAACATCAAGTTACTGGAACTGCAAGAGAAG ACATGTCAGAAACTAGTTAAAATACAACCTTGTGTAAGTTACTCCTTATTCCTGCTTGGCTCAGCTCAGTTTGCATTGTATGAACAATCTCCAGATGGGTACACAGCTATGGAATATCTTAGTGATGCCAAAGCTTCTTTCTTAGCAAGTATTGAAATGGAAGGGAAGCCATGTTCTGGTGAAGCCCCAAAGCAGTTGACTG ATCAAAAATGGTGGATGAGATCATCCTCATCAAGTAGTATTAAATCTAATAAGCAAACTAAAGTCGGTAAGGCGTTGACAGCTCCTACAAGATCAGGGACTCAACTTGCCTCACACAAGGGAG GACCCACAGCAGCAGCTGGAACAGCCCCTAAAAGTCATGTTCAGACAGCTTCAACAGCAGCAACATCTAAGGCA GTCCCTAAACCATCAGGCCCTTCCACCCTTCAGAAAAAGGATGTGaaaactgaaaagaaaactgaaa CAAAAGAAGTGGTCATTGTGGACAATGTTGTTCTGAATAATGTCCCATTGTATGAATCTCGTCTTGGTCTGGCACGTGTACTGCGAGCTTCCAAAGAACCCAATGAAGCCAAAAAGTATTATAATCAAGTTATAGATATGGCTCCTGAG GTCCATGATGCTTACATTGAATGTGCTGAAATGCTGGCTAAGACAAATCCCATTGAAGCTGTGGATGTTTATTCAAGATTTCCTGTCTCTGAACATCCAACTTTTGATGATGCATTTATCTTTGGGGAAATTGTCAATATTTTGATGAAAGCTGAGCAGTACGATGACAAAAGACTTGCTACTAACATGATTGCCTATGCTAAAGTTCTTGGTGTAG GTGTTTTGGAGAAGTACACCAAGATACTAGAACAGAGGTACAAGAATGATGTCCTAAGAACAATCTATGCAGGAATACACAACAAACCAGTAGATGACCCAGATATGCaggcattttttaaattcaaattttggatttaa
- the LOC106055386 gene encoding uncharacterized protein LOC106055386 isoform X1, which translates to MDDCYLAKLSTKPWILTPHFNKDILEYSTTVPSQQEKITFDISTSDHGASFTILGSGGSRDVSLAEGTVTAVKIEVTSEDGHTKYYIVNVKRLSAKDAYLSDLAIKKGHLEPDFYPNVLLYYCLLPCNLTTVNIVATAPDPRNAVKVCDKANAPVPLNPGLTIIEIEVTSPDGTIKKVYKVEVAKKPIPRYVKFVDAKTLSEFECPISLSPFYCPVSIKGSNPKRTYSGPVFSEITRLSKIDPLTGEHLESDWKIQDIEVDKNMANQMAVIPLTFSVESTKPMKFGELAGILAECSQQPPMKDLAGVFSNSALSISRNLQEHKWQKALQQIFDETEVSVLLSLAENSLTLYYKNIPKPGQYHQQYAEGDSPIDALQHAIHCLATALKYKSNNAEIHFKLAMSLEEKYWAEDMYGLKKLEKSDAPSLNYKARESSKEEEVYAICKLKGVDISEPASHHLKALDNEYHHLIETGQSAKADHVMALYAWYSKKLSQEGASAHKVEDHDSPLGQAYQKYLDALCLDEVKAVYNFHVGRLLVIMGNYEDAIKRLEAALCWNAAHEQARFYLGLAISLSKEEWKKRSQEAIGFLQAGMESLLTALSKEALAAEELVAKTSLFAENLVRTSNVHFLRGIVQLGILLTKNKVQNSMAPSDIFHTAALLACQVLPNICRGDLYKQMEWVLVDAHSQLLEILVQDDVSKDFIASRCKRLSALIFHSTISGNIKLLELQEKTCQKLVKIQPCVSYSLFLLGSAQFALYEQSPDGYTAMEYLSDAKASFLASIEMEGKPCSGEAPKQLTDQKWWMRSSSSSSIKSNKQTKVGKALTAPTRSGTQLASHKGDKSKTYSPSSKRPTAAAGTAPKSHVQTASTAATSKAVPKPSGPSTLQKKDVKTEKKTETKEVVIVDNVVLNNVPLYESRLGLARVLRASKEPNEAKKYYNQVIDMAPEVHDAYIECAEMLAKTNPIEAVDVYSRFPVSEHPTFDDAFIFGEIVNILMKAEQYDDKRLATNMIAYAKVLGVGVLEKYTKILEQRYKNDVLRTIYAGIHNKPVDDPDMQAFFKFKFWI; encoded by the exons ATGGATGACTGCTACTTGGCTAAACTCTCTACGAAGCCGTGGATATTGACTCCGCATTTTAATAAAGACATTCTAGAATATAGCACAACTGTACCAAGTCAACAAGaaaagataacatttgacatATCCACTAGTGATCACGGAGCCTCATTTACTATCTTG GGTAGTGGGGGATCAAGAGATGTGTCATTAGCAGAAGGAACAGTGACAGCTGTTAAAATAGAAGTAACATCAGAAGATGGTCATACGAAATACTACATTGTTAATGTCAAGAGACTATCAGCAAAGGATGCCTACTTGTCagatcttgctattaaaaagggACATTTAGAGCCTGACTTTTatccaaatgtattattgtattACT GTCTGTTACCCTGTAATCTGACAACTGTCAACATAGTAGCAACTGCACCTGATCCTCGTAATGCTGTGAAGGTATGTGATAAGGCTAATGCTCCTGTACCACTAAATCCAGGCTTGACCATCATTGAAATAGAAGTGACTTCCCCTGATGGAACAATTAAAAAG GTTTATAAAGTAGAAGTGGCTAAGAAACCAATACCCCGATATGTTAAATTTGTTGACGCAAAGACTTTGTCCGAATTTGAATGCCCCATTTCCTTAAGCCCCTTCTACTGCCCTGTCTCAATAAAAGGCAGCAACCCTAAAAGAACTTACTCTGGGCCAGTCTTTAGTGAGATCACAAGATTGTCCAAAATCGACCCATTGACTGGAGAGCACCTTGAATCTGATTGGAAAATTCAAGATATAGAAGTAGATAAGAATATGGCCAATCAGATGGCAGTGATACCTCTGACATTTTCAG TTGAGAGTACTAAACCAATGAAATTTGGTGAACTAGCTGGAATTTTAGCTGAATGTAGCCAACAACCTCCAATGAAG GATTTGGCTGGTGTATTTAGCAACTCAGCATTATCAATATCTAGAAATCTTCAG GAGCACAAGTGGCAAAAAGCTTTGCAGCAAATTTTTGATGAAACGGAAGTCAGTGTATTACTCAGCTTAGCAGAAAACAGTCTTACATTGTACTATAAGAACATTCCAAAACCTG gTCAATACCACCAGCAGTATGCTGAAGGAGACTCACCAATAGATGCATTGCAACATGCCATCCACTGTCTTGCAACAGCTTTAAAGTATAAATCTAATAATGCTGAAATTCACTTCAAACTAGCCATGTCTTTGGAAGAAAAATATTGGGCTGAGGATATGTATGGGTTAAAAAAACTA GAGAAATCAGATGCTCCATCATTAAATTACAAGGCTAGGGAGAGCTCCAAGGAGGAAGAAGTTTATGCCATCTGCAAACTCAAAGGTGTTGATATCTCTGAACCAGCCAGCCATCATTTAAAAGCTCTGGACAATGAATATCACCATTTGATTGAGACGGGACAGAGCGCAAAGGCAGATCATGTCATGGCATTGTATGCATGGTACAGTAAGAAACTCTCACAG GAGGGGGCATCAGCTCATAAGGTTGAAGACCATGACTCTCCTCTAGGCCAGGCTTACCAGAAATATTTAGATGCCCTGTGTCTTGATGAAGTGAAAGCTGTTTATAACTTTCATGTTGGGAGATTGCTTGTTATAATGGGGAACTATGAAGATGCTATCAAACGATTGGAAGCAGCTTTGTGCTGGAATGCAGCCCATGAACAAGCAAG atTTTACCTAGGTCTGGCTATTAGTTTAAGTAAAGAAGAGTGGAAGAAAAGAAGTCAAGAAGCCATTGGATTTCTACAAGCTGGTATGGAATCACTTCTGACAGCACTTTCAAAAGAGGCATTAGCAGCAGAAGAATTAGT tgCCAAGACAAGTCTTTTTGCAGAGAATTTAGTGAGAACTTCAAATGTTCATTTTCTACGAGGAATTGTACAGTTAGGAATATtgctaacaaaaaacaaagtgcAAAATTCAATGGCTCCATCTGATATTTTTCATAC aGCTGCATTGTTGGCATGTCAAGTCTTACCAAACATTTGTCGTGGTGACCTCTATAAGCAAATGGAGTGGGTTCTGGTTGATGCACACAGTCAACTTTTAGAAATCTTGGTGCAGGATGATGTCAGCAAAGATTTCATTGCCTCCAGATGTAAAAGATTGTCTGCTTTGATCTTTCACTCCACTATTTCTGGGAACATCAAGTTACTGGAACTGCAAGAGAAG ACATGTCAGAAACTAGTTAAAATACAACCTTGTGTAAGTTACTCCTTATTCCTGCTTGGCTCAGCTCAGTTTGCATTGTATGAACAATCTCCAGATGGGTACACAGCTATGGAATATCTTAGTGATGCCAAAGCTTCTTTCTTAGCAAGTATTGAAATGGAAGGGAAGCCATGTTCTGGTGAAGCCCCAAAGCAGTTGACTG ATCAAAAATGGTGGATGAGATCATCCTCATCAAGTAGTATTAAATCTAATAAGCAAACTAAAGTCGGTAAGGCGTTGACAGCTCCTACAAGATCAGGGACTCAACTTGCCTCACACAAGGGAGATAAGTCTAAAACTTACTCTCCAAGCAGCAAAAG ACCCACAGCAGCAGCTGGAACAGCCCCTAAAAGTCATGTTCAGACAGCTTCAACAGCAGCAACATCTAAGGCA GTCCCTAAACCATCAGGCCCTTCCACCCTTCAGAAAAAGGATGTGaaaactgaaaagaaaactgaaa CAAAAGAAGTGGTCATTGTGGACAATGTTGTTCTGAATAATGTCCCATTGTATGAATCTCGTCTTGGTCTGGCACGTGTACTGCGAGCTTCCAAAGAACCCAATGAAGCCAAAAAGTATTATAATCAAGTTATAGATATGGCTCCTGAG GTCCATGATGCTTACATTGAATGTGCTGAAATGCTGGCTAAGACAAATCCCATTGAAGCTGTGGATGTTTATTCAAGATTTCCTGTCTCTGAACATCCAACTTTTGATGATGCATTTATCTTTGGGGAAATTGTCAATATTTTGATGAAAGCTGAGCAGTACGATGACAAAAGACTTGCTACTAACATGATTGCCTATGCTAAAGTTCTTGGTGTAG GTGTTTTGGAGAAGTACACCAAGATACTAGAACAGAGGTACAAGAATGATGTCCTAAGAACAATCTATGCAGGAATACACAACAAACCAGTAGATGACCCAGATATGCaggcattttttaaattcaaattttggatttaa
- the LOC106055384 gene encoding uncharacterized protein LOC106055384 has protein sequence MSETHGRKAKSGIPLLKKIPGNVLLEPTLTSQSTGTTASSTSTTAASRPTSTRDLNSREESAEIISLDADSAQTQTYVQPTKSKTQAEKKANTRTLMTKTNKNVKNSNSNEIWQDERTETVSRNLQAITNTEYERRRQEMALNIKLLEDELAKMNGLLEKRKKVMDEAQEEARKQLESMEKTIVDQQSLLIKHGVDPVTGEQVVLTGSDGQGKSGNIFTKKKVQEIREKLRDMNETTRVYLEEIEQTLSDIDNLEKASERARPTSPETLKMLQELADSDEFRQLEENSQVNSQAPEVDLNTGSLEDYTKEKFGPHVFLTNSDREDDNENNFASSDIEIV, from the exons ATGTCGGAAACTCATGGAAGAAAAGCTAAAAGTGGTATTcctcttttaaaaaagattCCTGGAAATGTACTACTTGAACCAACATTGACGTCTCAGTCTACTGGCACTACTGCAAGTAGTACTAGTACTACTGCAGCTAGTAGACCTACTAGTACTagagatttgaactcaagaGAAGAGTCAGCCGAGATCATTTCATTGGACGCAGACTCTGCTCAAACGCAGACTTACGTTCAACCAACTAAGTCAAAAACACAAGCTGAGAAAAAAGCTAATACCAGAACATTaatgacaaaaacaaataaaaatgtcaaaaacagTAACAG CAATGAAATCTGGCAGGATGAAAGAACTGAAACAGTTAGTCGTAATCTTCAAGCTATCACAAATACTGAATATGAAAGAAGACGCCAAGAAATGGCATTGAATATTAAATTGTTAGAG gatgagCTGGCAAAGATGAATGGATTGCTGGAGAAAAGGAAAAAAGTGATGGatg AGGCCCAGGAAGAAGCCAGAAAACAGCTAGAGTCAATGGAAAAAACAAT cGTGGATCAACAAAGTTTACTAATCAAACATGGTGTTGATCCAG TAACAGGAGAACAAGTAGTACTGACAGGAAGTGATGGCCAGGGCAAATCTGGGAACATATTCACAAAG aAAAAAGTTCAGGAAATTAGAGAAAAATTAAGAGACATGAATGAAACTACACGAGTTTATCTTGAGGAAATTGAG CAAACTTTGTCTGACATTGACAACCTTGAAAAGGCTAGTGAAAGAGCTAGGCCGACTTCTCCTGAAACTCTGAAGATGCTCCAAGAGTTGGCTGACAGTGACGAGTTCCGGCAGCTAGAGGAAAACTCACAAGTGAATTCACAGGCTCCTGAAGTGGACTTAAATACTGGCAGCCTGGAGGATTACACTAAAGAGAAATTTGGACCTCATGTTTTCTTGACTAATAGTGACAGAGAGGatgacaatgaaaataattttgcaaGTTCAGACATTGAGATAGTTTGA